From Rutidosis leptorrhynchoides isolate AG116_Rl617_1_P2 chromosome 3, CSIRO_AGI_Rlap_v1, whole genome shotgun sequence, a single genomic window includes:
- the LOC139902378 gene encoding protein ALP1-like, translating into MVLGGCLGASIVCIGNEKIVSLHGKVNTQVGIKKPSLILEAVASYDMWIWHAYFGVAGSNNDINVLNRSPLFDSLKNGSAPPSPFTVNGHDYTHGYYLADGIYPDWATLIKAYQSPTDEPSTKFTRFQESARKDVERTFGVLQGRFNILHVLGRAWRAKKLHRILYCCVLLHNMIQEDNGFAITSLDEEYLNEPENRPVFVRNRNTTRAAREKEIRDKDVHNALRADLTAHIWNLPSNYRRTI; encoded by the coding sequence ATGGTTTTAGGGGGATGCTTGGGAGcatcgattgtatgcattgggaaTGAAAAAATTGTCTCGTTGCATGGCAAGGTCAATACACAAGTGGGCATAAAAAAACCATCTCTTATTCTCGAAGCTGTAGCTTCATATGATATGTGGATATGGCACGCATATTTTGGTGTTGCAGGTTCCAACAATGACATCAATGTGTTAAACCGTTCCCCGTTGTTTGATTCTCTTAAGAACGGTTCCGCTCCACCTTCACCATTTACAGTAAATGGTCATGACTACACACATGGTTATTATCTCGCCGACGGTATTTATCCGGATTGGGCTACACTTATCAAAGCATACCAATCCCCAACCGATGAGCCATCAACAAAGTTTACACGTTTTCAAGAAAGTGCACGAAAAGATGTCGAGCGAACATTTGGTGTCCTTCAAGGAAGATTCAATATATTACATGTGCTTGGACGAGCTTGGAGAGCTAAAAAATTGCACCGCATATTATATTGTTGTGTTCTATTGCACAATATGATCCAAGAGGATAATGGTTTTGCTATAACGTCACTCGACGAAGAGTATCTAAATGAGCCAGAAAACCGACCCGTTTTTGTTAGGAATCGAAATACTACTCGAGCTGCACGAGAAAAGGAAATTCGCGACAAAGATGTGCATAATGCACTTCGTGCGGACTTAACCGCGCATATTTGGAATCTTCCATCAAACTACCGTCGTACCATTTAA
- the LOC139902379 gene encoding uncharacterized protein gives MVQHATLRRVERRVGQHTPSTYALKFEKLGFLFFDCFFQDRLKVACDSTVGPTKISKLEFNNPLYLHPSDTSGAPLITHKLKGTGNYNVWSCALKLALQTKNKLGFIDGSCARFEYEDDDVLLGQWDRCNSVVLTWILMSLSEDVYNGQIFSKTAESVWTELKETYDKIDASFLMGLDDVYVPIRNQIFTSDHVPNVKTAFSIISRDESHRLHSNNSVKNQSSAFVSKTSNTSNNNSGYNNKKKYRNPPLKCTNCNMLGHTVDRCYELIGYPPGYIKKPFNQGSPRFNSNNCATDKNGSSGSFVQLTSDQIMKLLSLVNKKPSLNHLDVNMSGNFTNNNVFFNTNFGEFFCANSLKNNNMASKGWIIDSGANQRMVSSSQNLSNVVNVSDLNLSVNHPNGTDAKIFQMGNLEVSNNIKLYDVLVIPQYCVSLLSVNKLIKDSNLVVSFNINKCYIQDLLQKRLMGAGSESDGLYFFDECVNDVWGPYKVKSEEGFRYFLTVVDDFSRAVWTYLLKTKDNVFDHIESLYNLLFNQFNVKIKTIRTDNGTEFVNKKMKMLLELKGGIPLLPSSVLSGKCPYELIYGSCPNFSHLRSFGCLCFATVLNQTDKFSSRDVKFYEHVYPFKTESVYKVNLDENSVNHLNYFDFTMFENDSEIIHESNIDKSTVLNQMDPISPNDEGRHSPKDDGRHVTPVDFSESTSDGIHATSYEGTSGGHNAVPEGTSNVDDTLEDTVNINAENLRRTSRRTTLPKRLNDYVLDNKVKYGLKNYLTYSKLSSENFCFITCLNKSQEPKSYQEASKDKNWVNDMNEEIEALLRNNTWIITDLPCDRKPIGSKWVYRIKYKPSGEIDRYKARLVAKDYNQREGLDFDETFSPVVKMVTVSVMAHQVNDTSIMTRLFPWTLKGEAKRWLDNQPEGTFTSWDGLVDKFLSKFFPASRAPRLQAEISQFRQKSRTSSIQGRAQFNKNFNNPYNPQGNQGSRFQPSSSGGFQQQAPGYFQKPQVEEKESNLESMLEKLVVSQTQLVTTVTQTNEKNDQMFRNQQAAIHNLERQIGSLAGNMNNKK, from the exons ATGGTCCAACACGCCACGCTACGGCGTGTTGAAAGGCGTGTTGGCCAGCACACTCCAAGCACGTACGCGTTAAA atttgaaaaattagggtttctttTCTTCGATTGTTTCTTTCAAGATCGGTTAAAG GTTGCCTG TGATTCTACTGTTGGTCCAACCAAGATTAGCAAACTTGAATTTAATAATCCTTTATATTTACATCCTAGTGACACTTCTGGTGCACCATTAATTACACATAAATTGAAAGGAACTGGAAATTATAATGTGTGGTCCTGTGCTTTGAAACTtgcattacaaactaaaaataagctAGGATTTATTGATGGTTCTTGTGCTAGGTTtgaatatgaagatgatgatgttcttCTTGGTCAATGGGATAGATGTAATTCTGTTGTGCTTACTTGGATATTAATGTCATTATCTGAAGATGTTTATAATGGACAAATTTTCTCTAAGACTGCTGAATCTGTTTGGACCGAGTTAAAAGAAACCTATGATAAGATTGATGCTTCT TTCTTAATGGGTCTAGATGATGTGTATGTGCCAATTAGGAATCAAATTTTTACATCTGATCATGTTCCTAATGTTAAAACTGCTTTCTCTATTATTTCTAGAGATGAGTCTCATAGGTTACACTCTAATAACTCTGTTAAAAATCAATCATCTGCCTTTGTGAGTAAAACCAGCAATACTAGCAACAATAATAGTGGTTACAATAACAAGAAGAAATACAGAAATCCACCTTTAAAGTGTACTAACTGCAATATGCTAGGTCATACTGTTGATAGGTGTTATGAACTTATTGGTTATCCACCTGGATATATTAAAAAACCTTTTAATCAAGGGTCACCTAGATTTAATAGTAATAACTGTGCTACTGATAAAAATGGTAGTTCTGGCTCTTTTGTTCAGTTAACCAGTGATCAAATTATGAAGTTGCTTAGCTTGGTAAATAAGAAACCTTCTTTAAACCACCTGGATGTTAACATGTCAGGTAATTTCACAAATAATAATGTTTTCTTTAACACAAATTTTGGTGAATTCTTTTGTGCTAATAGTTTAAAAAACAATAATATGGCTTCTAAAGGGTGGATAATTGATTCTGGTGCAAACCAACGTATGGTTTCTTCTTCTCAAAATTTAAGCAATGTTGTTAATGTATCTGATTTAAATTTATCTGTTAATCATCCTAATGGTACTGATGCCAAGATTTTTCAAATGGGAAATTTAGAAGTTTCCAATAATATTAAGCTGTATGATGTTCTGGTTATTCCTCAGTACTGTGTTAGCCTGTTATCTGTTAACAAATTAATAAAAGATAGTAATTTAGTTGTGAGCTTTAACATTAATAAATGCTATATTCAGGATTTGCTTCAAAAAAGATTGATGGGGGCTGGTAGTGAAAGTGATGGTCTTTATTTTTTTGATGAATGTGTTAATG ATGTCTGGGGTCCATATAAAGTCAAAAGTGAGGAAGGTTTTAGGTATTTCTTAACTGTTGTGGATGATTTTTCTAGAGCTGTTTGGACTTATCTTTTAAAAACCAAAGATAATGTGTTTGATCATATTGAAAGTCTTTACAATCTTTTATTCAATCAATTTAATGTCAAAATTAAAACTATAAGAACTGATAATGGAACTGAATTTGTTAACAAAAAAATGAAAATGTTACTAGAACTAAAG GGGGGAATTCCTTT GCTTCCATCCTCTGTCTTATCTGGAAAGTGTCCCTATGAGTTGATTTATGGTTCTTGTCCTAATTTCTCCCATTTAAGATCCTTTGGTTGTCTTTGTTTTGCTACTGTTTTAAATCAAACTGATAAATTTTCTTCAAG AGATGTTAAGTTTTATGAGCATGTTTATCCTTTCAAAACTGAGTCTGTTTACAAAGTGAACCTTGATGAAAATAGTGTAAATCATTTAAATTACTTTGATTTTACAATGTTTGAAAATGATTCTGAAATTATTCATGAGTCTAATATAGATAAGTCAACTGTTTTAAACCAAATGGATCCTataagtcccaatgatgaagggagacACAGTCCAAAGGATGATGGCAGACATGTTACTCCAGTTGACTTTTCTGAGTCAACCAGTGATGGCATACATGCAACTTCCTATGAAGGAACATCTGGTGGACATAATGCTGTCCCTGAGGGCACTTCTAATGTAGATGATACATTAGAAGATACTGTTAATATAAATGCTGAAAATTTAAGAAGAACAAGCAGAAGAACAACTTTACCAAAAAGATTAAATGATTATGTACTTGATAATAAGGTAAAGTATGGTCTTAAAAATTACTTAACATATTCTAAACTTAGTTCTGAAAATTTCTGTTTTATCACTTGTTTAAATAAAAGTCAAGAACCTAAGTCATACCAAGAGGCATCAAAGGATAAGAATTGGGTTAATGATATGAATGAGGAAATTGAAGCCCTTCTTAGAAATAATACTTGGATTATTACTGATTTGCCTTGTGATAGAAAACCTATAGGATCAAAGTGGGTTTATAGAATCAAATATAAGCCTTCTGGTGAAATAGATAGATACAAGGCTAGATTAGTTGCCAAAGATTATAATCAAAGAGAAGGTCTAGATTTTGATGAAACCTTCTCTCCTGTTGTTAAAATGGTTACTGTTAGTGTGATGGCccatcaa GTTAATGATACTTCGATCAtgacaaggctttttccctggactcttaagggcgAAGCTAAGAGGTGGTTAGATAATCAACCAGAGGGTACGTTTACCTCTTGGGATGGGTTGGTAGATAAgtttttatcaaagtttttccctgcgtctcgagctccTAGACTTCAAGCTGAAATTTCAcagttcagacaaaagagca ggacgagcTCAATTCAGGGACGAGCTCAATTTAACAAAAATTTCAATAATCCTtacaatcctcaaggtaatcagggttcgaggtttcAACCCagttctagtggaggttttcaaCAGCAAGCTCCGGGGTATTTCCAAAAGCCCCAAGTTGAAGAGAAAGAGTCGAATCTTGAATCTATGTTAGAAAAGCTTGTggtgtctcaaactcagcttgtcactacTGTTACTCAaaccaatgagaagaatgatcaaatgtttcgcaaTCAACAAGCCGCTATACATAATTTAGAAAGGCAAATAGGTAGTCTTGCGGGAAATATGAATAACAAGAAATAG
- the LOC139902380 gene encoding uncharacterized protein — protein sequence MKVEHPIFPPKLVDPGEFIISCLLKDSVMYNGLANSGASLNVMPLALYKRSGLPDLAPTTISISLYDQAKKRPVGMAEDVHVRIGDMNFLADFVVMDVEEDTDVPLIFERPFLFTARMLVDDEASKLTLREGDKSVTLMRKKRRNLPTKVMGYLGTVVTVKTNCDPLDTPVEKDKAL from the exons ATGAAAGTTGAACATCCGATATTTCCACCCAAATTggttgatccgggtgaatttataatttcttgcttacttaaagaCTCTGTTATGTATAATGGGTTGGCAAATTCAGGGGCGAGTTTAAATGTTATGCCTCTAGCTTTGTATAAAAGATCAGGTTTGCCTGACTTAGCACCCACTACCATTAGCATAAGTTTATATGACCAAGCCAAGAAACGCCCGGTGGGTATGGCGGAAGATGTACATGTCCGAATTGGTGATATGAATTTCTTGGCGGATTTTGTGGTTATGGATGTGGAGGAGGACACCGATGTCCCTCTCATTTTCGAGAGACCTTTTCTTTTTACCGCCCGTATGTTAGTTGATGACGAAGCGAGTAAGCTTACGTTGAGAgaaggtgacaaatcggtcaccttaaTGAGAAAGAAACGTAGAAACCTACCCACTAAGGTTATGGGGTATTTAGGAACGGTTGTAACTGTTAAAACTAATTGTGATCCTTTAGATACCCCGGTTGAAAAAGATAAGg ccctgtaa